CTCTATCTCATAAACATAAGCACCAATTTGGAATATACTGAATTAACGAAACAGAGCGTAGGCAATTTGACTTCTATTACGTTACTGTATGTTTACAAGTTAGAAAGTCCTAACTTGTGGCTATAATACTTTGCAGTGATGCTTATGAAATCGCGAGTAAACTTATTGTTTAAAGGaccatttttctttcgaGAACGTTGTTTTCAAACACTCTTAAATCCTGTGATCGCAATTCGACAGCTATCGCATGGATCGCTTAGAAATTCTCGATCATGTAGAATTGATGCGAAATCGAATACATTAACGAAAGAAATATTTcccaaaataaataatgaattcaaaatcaaaaatcgATTTTATAGCTCAAAGCTTGCGAACGACCAATTCACGCTTCAAGAGCAATGTGACGAGAAGGGAATcccttttattttatacgTGAAAGATTCAGCGAAAAAACagttagaaaaaattgcaGAAAGGAAACCAGAAGAAAACTCTGTTTTGCGCGTCACTGTCGATGGTGGTGGATGCCATGGATATCAAGTATCTTTTCGCATGGACAACAAAATTGGAAATGCTGACACGTAAGTGATGTGGTTAAGAAGACTATAAGTTTTAATTAAGTATTTCCTGGTTATTGACTAAATATCTAGGGTATTTGTGCGTGGAAAAGCCAGGGTTGTTGCTGACAACATTTCATTACCTTTGATAAGTGGCTCTGAAATTGAGTATACAAATGAACTTATTGGTTCCtcttttcaacttttaaaCAATCCACGTGCCAAGACTTCTTGTGGTTGTAATGTCAGTTTTGATGTTGAATGAGATTTATACTTAAAATAATACATTTCTCTTATAATcacttttctatttatcaaatataGTTTAACAAAAACTCTgcttacaattttttgctaGTATGCCAGTAAGTAAACCAAAAGATACAAATATAAAAGTGTCATCAGTCAAATCGATCGAGTTGTTGActaattgaaattattgctcaaaaaatataattaaatattaatagtCTATTCTCCAATGATCTTTCTAACACGACGGAGGATACTGTCCTTTTCAGGATCATAAGGATCGTCTTTGCTAGGAATTTCCAATACAGCAGGGAATGCCTGCACATGGTTTTCAATACGATCACGTATTCTTTCAGCGGCAAACTGGTTAATCAATACAATCGCAATATCCTTCCTTTTCGTAGTATAATCATCAAAAGCTTCAGCAATCTGCTCATCTGTAGTCTCTACATAAAACAGCAAGTTAGCGAAAACACgattccattttttaacagaTAATCTTACTCTGagtaattataaaaaagtttttgtcACCGTTTTCATTTACCTGACCAGTTCCAGCTAAAAGCATCCCAGTAACGGTATCATCGTCTCCAATTACAGAAACAAGTGTCCGTTCTCGATATGATTGTGAAGACATGATTTAGAGAGATAAGTATTTAGAAAATCTAGGTAAACGTCCAAGCAGGAAAATAGGAGAGTATGGTGCTACTTGAAAGCGCAACTTCTGGACTAGTAGGCGATTAAAAGTGTTCAGTGGTTGAATCGTAAATTTTCACAAAGCTTagataaatatttaacaGAAAGCTATGGCTCTGCCTCTACAATCCTCAAATGTATTCCTGAGTTTAAGTAGTGATGGTGGATGAAAGTGTAAGGTCCAATACCGATAAGACATATCTGACACTTAACTAAGGTACCTTTTATTATGAAGACTTCTGTAATTAAGAATatgatattattataatagGAATTTGTGAAAATTCGACTCCCATAAATTGTTCAACAAATATCATTATGCAAATAAACTGAtgaatgtaaaaataataagatGGCCCAGATGACACAAATAggattattttaaaacttaaattataatattcaattattttactttcaaaGGCTGCGAAGTAAGTACTTCGATATAATCCAATGCCGTAAAGCATACCAAGAAGGATATAAATATAGATGAGAAATCAGTTAATTATTATCTGTTGAGAATGAAGctgaaaagaataaattaataattgatAAGCATATGAGCCGTTGTTGGCTTCCAGTGTTGAGCAAATTCGAAATTTGGGTTGCTTTCCTACATGCATGTTCAAACCTACAATCAATTTGTTACATATCGAAATAGAAGCTTtaatttgagaaaaaagtgtcatttatatattttttgaatcagCTTCCATCTCAAAGTCCATACCTCATTTAACGAAACATAACGAATTTTTAagttgatgaaattgatatttgtaaaatttaaCAGTGCTAAGTTCACAACACCATTTGTCTATAGTGTGACACAGTTGTCTTTTACCACAAAGCTCTCA
This region of Schizosaccharomyces pombe strain 972h- genome assembly, chromosome: II genomic DNA includes:
- the isa2 gene encoding Fe-sulfur protein Isa2 — its product is MLMKSRVNLLFKGPFFFRERCFQTLLNPVIAIRQLSHGSLRNSRSCRIDAKSNTLTKEIFPKINNEFKIKNRFYSSKLANDQFTLQEQCDEKGIPFILYVKDSAKKQLEKIAERKPEENSVLRVTVDGGGCHGYQVSFRMDNKIGNADTVFVRGKARVVADNISLPLISGSEIEYTNELIGSSFQLLNNPRAKTSCGCNVSFDVE
- the vma7 gene encoding V-type ATPase V1 subunit F, which gives rise to MSSQSYRERTLVSVIGDDDTVTGMLLAGTGQVNENGDKNFFIITQKTTDEQIAEAFDDYTTKRKDIAIVLINQFAAERIRDRIENHVQAFPAVLEIPSKDDPYDPEKDSILRRVRKIIGE